One region of Candidatus Rokuibacteriota bacterium genomic DNA includes:
- a CDS encoding FtsX-like permease family protein, producing MTPGRGLPFEVFLALKYLRARGQLRGLSLFVWIGIGGVFLGVSALIVVLATMTGFQDGIREKIISANPHVLIVEGGGRGLADGAAVAERARAVKGVRAATPFVLQQALYTAQGGGATGGLLRGVDLAAPSVREAIAAQLRLGSLEPLLSDHEPALLLGRELARTLGVVPGDHVTVISPQGAMTAVGLVPKMRRFRVAGAIEVGMYEYDASLAYTTLAAAQEFAGLGDRVTGVEVKLDDPWEARAVGRRIAQAAGGPFWIRDWMDMNRNLFAALQLEKLALFVIATIIVLVAGFAIIGHLVLLVADKRKEIGILKAMGATSGSIAAVFLAAGMLIGLIGTVAGSAFGLLLIWVQNTYKIIRFAGDVYQIDHLPMKLTGTDFALVVAATIVISFLATLSPARRAAGLHPVDVLRYE from the coding sequence GTGACACCCGGGCGCGGGCTCCCCTTCGAGGTGTTCCTGGCCCTCAAGTACCTCCGTGCCCGCGGGCAGCTCCGCGGGCTCTCCCTCTTCGTCTGGATCGGCATCGGCGGCGTCTTCCTCGGGGTCAGCGCCCTCATCGTCGTGCTCGCCACCATGACGGGGTTCCAGGACGGCATCCGCGAGAAGATCATCTCCGCCAACCCACACGTCCTCATCGTCGAGGGCGGGGGACGCGGCCTCGCCGATGGGGCAGCGGTGGCCGAGCGCGCGCGGGCCGTCAAGGGCGTGAGGGCCGCCACGCCGTTCGTCCTCCAGCAGGCGCTCTACACCGCGCAAGGCGGTGGGGCCACGGGTGGGCTGCTGAGGGGCGTGGACCTCGCCGCGCCATCGGTGCGGGAGGCCATCGCCGCCCAGCTGAGGCTCGGCAGCCTCGAGCCGCTGCTCTCGGACCACGAGCCGGCGCTCCTGCTGGGGCGCGAGCTGGCGCGGACGCTGGGCGTCGTCCCCGGGGATCACGTCACCGTGATCTCACCCCAGGGGGCCATGACCGCCGTGGGGCTCGTGCCCAAGATGCGGCGCTTCCGCGTCGCGGGGGCCATCGAGGTGGGCATGTACGAGTACGACGCCTCGCTGGCCTACACGACCCTCGCCGCCGCGCAGGAGTTCGCCGGCCTCGGAGACCGCGTCACCGGCGTCGAGGTGAAGCTGGACGACCCGTGGGAGGCCCGGGCCGTGGGCCGCCGGATCGCGCAGGCGGCGGGAGGGCCCTTCTGGATCCGCGACTGGATGGACATGAACCGCAATCTCTTCGCCGCGCTCCAGCTCGAGAAGCTCGCGCTCTTCGTCATCGCGACCATCATCGTCCTGGTGGCGGGCTTCGCCATCATCGGCCACCTGGTGCTCCTGGTGGCGGACAAGCGGAAGGAGATCGGCATCCTCAAGGCGATGGGTGCCACCTCCGGCAGCATCGCCGCGGTGTTCCTGGCGGCCGGGATGCTCATCGGGCTCATCGGCACCGTGGCGGGCAGCGCTTTCGGGCTGCTGCTCATCTGGGTGCAGAACACCTACAAGATCATCCGGTTCGCCGGCGACGTGTACCAGATCGACCACCTGCCCATGAAGCTCACCGGGACCGACTTCGCGCTGGTCGTCGCCGCCACGATCGTGATCTCCTTCCTGGCGACGCTGTCCCCCGCGCGGCGGGCCGCCGGGCTCCATCCCGTGGACGTGCTGCGCTATGAGTGA
- the lysS gene encoding lysine--tRNA ligase, producing the protein MTPPPPPGDPGLPADVNELVRRRLAKLESLRARGVDPFGGRFPVTHWAGDLATRLTDAAEDELKSAGAVSLAGRVMALRHHGKTCFAHLRDQSGAIQLYARADGLGDRYTLFTDLDIGDFAGVTGELFRTRTGELTVAVKEFEFLSKSLRPLPEKWHGLKDVETRYRQRYVDLVVNPRVREAFVVKSRLIQAFRAFLDARGFLEVETPMMQSIPGGAAARPFQTHHNALDMPLFLRIAPELYLKRLVVGGLERVYEINRNFRNEGISTQHNPEFTMLEFYQAYADYNDLMELTEEMFRELAQSLLGRTDIRYQGESVSLMPPWRRLPFFQALSEGLGTPVGPETEAPALQAAAAAAGVPVGKPDDAGALWKDVFDTLVEPRLVEPTFVTDFPIELSPLSRRKRDNPRLVDRFELFICRREIANAYSELNDPIDQRRRFEEQARERERGDEEAHWLDEDFLRALEYGMPPTAGEGIGIDRLAMLLTDSPSIRDVIFFPQLRPEHREPSPGEPGAGEGAS; encoded by the coding sequence ATGACCCCGCCGCCGCCCCCCGGAGACCCGGGACTGCCCGCCGACGTCAACGAGCTGGTCCGCCGGCGTCTGGCCAAGCTCGAGTCGCTGCGCGCGCGAGGGGTGGATCCCTTCGGCGGGCGCTTTCCGGTGACCCACTGGGCCGGGGACCTCGCCACCCGGCTCACGGACGCCGCCGAGGACGAGCTGAAGAGCGCGGGCGCGGTGAGCCTGGCCGGCCGTGTGATGGCACTCCGTCACCACGGCAAGACGTGCTTCGCCCACCTCCGCGACCAGTCCGGAGCCATCCAGCTCTACGCGCGCGCCGACGGGCTGGGCGACCGGTACACGCTCTTCACGGATCTCGACATCGGCGACTTCGCGGGGGTCACCGGGGAGCTGTTCCGCACCCGGACGGGGGAGCTGACGGTGGCGGTCAAGGAGTTCGAGTTCCTGTCCAAGTCGCTGCGCCCCCTGCCGGAGAAGTGGCACGGGCTCAAGGACGTGGAGACGCGGTACCGGCAGCGCTACGTGGACCTGGTGGTCAACCCCAGGGTGCGCGAGGCCTTCGTCGTGAAGAGCCGGCTCATCCAGGCGTTCCGGGCCTTCCTCGACGCGCGCGGCTTCCTCGAGGTGGAGACGCCGATGATGCAGTCGATCCCGGGTGGCGCCGCCGCAAGGCCCTTCCAGACCCACCACAACGCGCTGGACATGCCGCTCTTCCTGCGCATCGCGCCGGAGCTGTACCTCAAGCGACTCGTGGTGGGAGGGCTCGAGCGCGTGTACGAGATCAACCGCAACTTCAGGAACGAGGGGATCTCGACCCAGCACAACCCCGAGTTCACGATGCTGGAGTTCTACCAGGCCTACGCCGACTACAATGACCTGATGGAGCTCACCGAGGAGATGTTCCGGGAACTCGCCCAGAGCCTCCTCGGCCGGACCGACATCCGCTACCAGGGCGAATCGGTGAGCCTGATGCCCCCGTGGCGGCGGCTGCCGTTCTTCCAGGCGCTCTCGGAGGGGCTCGGCACGCCGGTGGGGCCCGAGACGGAGGCCCCGGCGCTCCAGGCCGCGGCCGCGGCGGCGGGCGTGCCGGTGGGCAAGCCTGACGACGCCGGGGCGCTCTGGAAGGACGTCTTCGACACGCTCGTGGAGCCGCGGCTCGTCGAGCCTACGTTCGTGACCGACTTCCCCATCGAGTTGTCCCCCCTCTCGCGGAGGAAGCGGGACAACCCGCGATTGGTGGACCGCTTCGAGCTGTTCATCTGCCGGCGGGAGATCGCCAACGCCTACTCCGAGCTCAACGACCCCATCGACCAGCGCCGGCGCTTCGAGGAGCAGGCGCGGGAGCGCGAGCGCGGCGACGAGGAGGCCCACTGGCTGGACGAGGACTTCCTCCGAGCGCTCGAGTACGGCATGCCGCCCACGGCAGGCGAGGGGATCGGCATCGACCGGCTCGCCATGCTCCTCACCGACTCGCCGTCCATCCGCGATGTGATCTTCTTCCCGCAGCTCCGGCCTGAGCACCGGGAGCCGTCCCCGGGGGAACCGGGCGCCGGGGAAGGGGCCTCGTGA
- the prfB gene encoding peptide chain release factor 2 (programmed frameshift), whose protein sequence is MDRRLDDLRVIFDLPTKEARLALIDTEMSKAAFWDDSRKAQGLVQERAELSRTVTRIQELATQAGEVRLFWEMANEAGDESLAAEIAQSIGRVTADIEAFELRIVLSGPQDRKNAILSIHPGAGGTESQDWAQMLMRMYLRWAERAGLKAEVVDLLPGEEAGIKSATITVTGEYAYGYLKGEIGVHRLIRISPFDASKRRHTSFASVAAIPEVEDVEVVIRDEELRVDVYRSSGPGGQGVNTADSAVRITHLPTGIVVACQNERSQLRNRDTALRILKSRLFQMYEKRQREELAELTGEKKGIAFGSQIRTYTFHPYQVIKDHRTGAEVGNVEAVMDGDLDPFIRAYLASARSA, encoded by the exons ATGGACAGGCGCCTGGACGATCTCCGA GTCATCTTTGACCTGCCGACCAAGGAAGCCCGCCTGGCGCTGATCGACACCGAGATGTCGAAGGCGGCGTTCTGGGACGACAGCCGTAAAGCCCAGGGCCTCGTCCAGGAACGCGCCGAGCTGTCACGGACCGTGACGCGGATCCAGGAGCTCGCCACCCAGGCCGGGGAAGTGCGCCTCTTCTGGGAGATGGCCAACGAGGCGGGAGACGAGAGCCTGGCCGCCGAGATCGCCCAGAGCATCGGGCGGGTCACAGCCGACATCGAGGCCTTCGAGCTGCGGATCGTGCTCTCGGGCCCCCAGGACAGGAAGAACGCCATCCTCTCGATCCACCCCGGGGCGGGCGGGACCGAGTCACAGGACTGGGCGCAGATGCTCATGCGCATGTACCTGCGCTGGGCGGAGCGAGCCGGCTTGAAGGCGGAGGTGGTGGACCTGCTCCCGGGCGAGGAGGCGGGGATCAAGTCGGCCACCATCACCGTGACCGGCGAATACGCCTACGGCTACTTGAAGGGGGAGATCGGCGTCCACCGCCTCATCCGCATCTCGCCCTTCGACGCCTCCAAGCGCCGGCACACCTCCTTCGCCTCCGTGGCGGCGATTCCCGAGGTGGAAGACGTCGAGGTGGTCATCCGGGACGAGGAGCTGCGCGTGGACGTCTACCGCTCCTCGGGCCCGGGGGGGCAGGGCGTGAACACGGCCGACTCGGCGGTGCGCATCACGCACCTGCCGACGGGGATCGTGGTGGCCTGCCAGAACGAGCGCTCGCAGCTCAGGAACCGCGACACCGCGCTCCGGATTCTCAAGTCGAGGCTGTTCCAGATGTACGAGAAGCGGCAGCGGGAGGAGCTCGCCGAGCTCACGGGGGAGAAGAAGGGAATCGCCTTCGGCAGCCAGATCCGCACCTACACCTTCCACCCGTACCAGGTCATCAAGGATCACCGGACGGGGGCCGAGGTGGGCAACGTCGAGGCGGTCATGGACGGCGACCTGGACCCGTTCATCCGCGCCTACCTGGCCTCCGCGAGGTCCGCGTAG
- the lnt gene encoding apolipoprotein N-acyltransferase: MDPDRLALLSRAGLRLPLLLTAGVVGALAFPTADWWLFGWVWIAPALACALARPPRAALADGWLQGTVFFVVLLRWLDHTFRNYSAIPWPITWLPILALAAYCGLYAGLVCAAVARLRARVGAGWAVAMAPALWVGGEWIRGHLMDGFPWGLAGYSQHAVLPVIQIAEFTGVYGVSFLLLAVNAALAAVVGLGWRRALPGALVTLALLGGALGFGWSALRPHGAAATSATPSVLVGLIQPSIEQTLKWDPRRHAEIMSVYEQLTREAARPAGASPSAPPSIVLWPETAATIFLRGDPALRSRLSALSAEVGSALLVGSIDRLDGPQGKFLNSAFFLDGRGIRAKYDKIHLVPFGEYVPLSGLIGFIRSWAEFISDFAAGQEKTLFPLPGAPFGVVICYEVIFPELFRGLVAEGAAFMVNITNDAWFGETSGPWQHLGMLPLRAVENRVAIARAANTGVSAFIAPSGRVTRRLPLLERGVLVDRVPLRRAATAYTRFGDWFALACLALAAGALGHSLLRRSTPSC, translated from the coding sequence GTGGATCCTGACCGGCTGGCTCTGCTCTCCCGCGCGGGACTGCGTCTCCCGCTTCTCCTGACCGCGGGTGTCGTCGGCGCGCTGGCCTTTCCCACGGCGGACTGGTGGCTCTTCGGCTGGGTATGGATCGCCCCCGCCCTGGCCTGTGCGCTGGCCCGCCCGCCGCGCGCCGCGCTGGCCGACGGCTGGCTGCAAGGCACGGTCTTCTTCGTCGTGCTCCTGCGGTGGCTCGACCACACCTTCCGCAACTACAGCGCCATCCCGTGGCCCATCACCTGGTTGCCGATCCTCGCGCTGGCGGCCTACTGCGGCCTGTATGCGGGCCTGGTCTGCGCCGCAGTGGCGCGGCTGCGCGCGCGGGTCGGCGCCGGATGGGCGGTGGCGATGGCGCCTGCCCTCTGGGTCGGGGGGGAGTGGATCCGGGGCCACCTGATGGACGGCTTCCCGTGGGGTCTCGCGGGCTACTCGCAGCATGCCGTGCTCCCCGTGATCCAGATCGCCGAATTCACGGGGGTGTACGGGGTGTCCTTCCTGCTCCTCGCGGTGAACGCGGCGCTGGCAGCAGTGGTGGGGCTGGGCTGGCGCCGGGCGCTGCCCGGCGCGCTCGTCACGCTGGCCTTGCTGGGCGGCGCCCTTGGCTTCGGCTGGAGCGCGCTCCGGCCCCACGGAGCGGCAGCGACGAGCGCGACCCCGTCCGTGCTCGTGGGCCTCATCCAGCCCTCCATCGAGCAGACCCTGAAGTGGGACCCGCGTCGCCATGCCGAGATCATGAGCGTCTACGAGCAGCTGACCCGGGAGGCTGCCAGGCCCGCGGGGGCCAGCCCCTCCGCTCCCCCCTCGATCGTCCTCTGGCCGGAGACGGCGGCCACGATCTTCCTCCGGGGTGACCCCGCGCTGCGCTCGCGGCTTTCGGCGCTCTCGGCCGAGGTCGGGTCGGCCCTCCTGGTGGGCTCCATCGACAGGCTGGATGGGCCGCAGGGGAAGTTCCTCAACAGCGCGTTTTTCTTGGACGGACGGGGCATCAGGGCCAAGTATGATAAGATTCATCTCGTCCCCTTCGGCGAGTACGTGCCGCTGTCGGGGCTGATCGGGTTCATCCGGAGCTGGGCCGAGTTCATCTCGGACTTCGCAGCGGGGCAGGAGAAGACGCTCTTCCCGCTCCCGGGCGCGCCGTTCGGGGTGGTGATCTGCTACGAGGTGATCTTCCCGGAGCTCTTCCGGGGGCTCGTGGCGGAAGGCGCCGCCTTCATGGTGAACATCACCAACGACGCGTGGTTCGGGGAGACGAGCGGTCCGTGGCAGCACCTGGGGATGCTGCCTCTCCGGGCGGTGGAGAACCGTGTGGCCATCGCGCGGGCGGCGAACACCGGGGTGTCGGCGTTCATCGCGCCGTCCGGCCGGGTCACGAGGCGGCTCCCACTCCTCGAGCGCGGAGTGCTGGTGGATCGCGTCCCGCTCCGCCGGGCCGCCACCGCCTACACCCGATTCGGCGACTGGTTCGCGCTCGCCTGTCTGGCGCTAGCGGCGGGTGCGCTGGGACATTCACTCTTACGGAGGTCGACCCCCTCGTGCTGA
- a CDS encoding metallophosphoesterase, producing MRYAVLSDIHGNAQALSAVLADAEREGARAVICLGDVVGYGADPVACAEALGARTAVVVAGNHEHAALGLMSLRWFNPVAQAAAVWTGAQLSDGLRSYLGSLPLTAQVEDATLVHASPRCPERWDYVMSAEDGFEVFGDFRTPLCFLGHSHCPGVWSLGPAGAEHAARFTGWPAEVRIEAGRRYVINVGSVGQPRDRDSRAAYAVWDLEERLVSIRRVEYDHRAAAARILAAGLPRVLADRLASGS from the coding sequence ATCCGTTACGCCGTCCTGTCAGACATACACGGCAACGCCCAGGCGCTGTCCGCCGTGCTCGCCGACGCAGAACGCGAGGGAGCCCGCGCCGTGATCTGCCTCGGCGATGTCGTCGGCTATGGTGCCGATCCCGTGGCGTGCGCGGAAGCGCTGGGGGCGCGGACGGCTGTCGTCGTCGCGGGCAACCACGAGCACGCGGCGCTGGGGCTGATGTCGCTCCGCTGGTTCAACCCCGTGGCCCAGGCGGCCGCGGTCTGGACGGGGGCGCAGCTCTCGGATGGCCTCCGGAGCTACCTCGGCTCGCTGCCCCTCACTGCGCAGGTCGAGGACGCCACGCTCGTGCACGCCAGCCCGCGGTGTCCCGAGCGATGGGACTACGTGATGTCGGCCGAGGACGGCTTCGAGGTGTTCGGCGATTTCCGCACGCCCCTGTGCTTCCTGGGCCACTCGCACTGTCCGGGCGTGTGGTCGCTGGGCCCTGCGGGAGCCGAGCACGCGGCGCGGTTCACCGGCTGGCCCGCCGAGGTGCGGATCGAGGCGGGTCGCCGCTATGTGATCAACGTGGGCAGCGTCGGCCAGCCGCGGGACCGGGACTCGCGCGCCGCCTACGCGGTCTGGGACCTGGAAGAGCGCCTCGTGTCGATCCGACGGGTCGAGTACGACCATCGCGCCGCCGCCGCGCGGATCCTCGCGGCCGGGCTGCCGCGGGTGCTCGCCGATCGCCTGGCCAGTGGATCCTGA
- the nusB gene encoding transcription antitermination factor NusB, with protein sequence MGKRRKSRELALQLLYQLDLQDEGSPEPYLDEFWARHPVDGEVRTFVESLVRGTKLHQGKIDGVIAQYAENWDLDRMAVVDRNILREGIFELLWRTDIPPKVVINEALEVAKKFSTRESSRFINGMLDRVREELRAPE encoded by the coding sequence ATGGGCAAGCGCCGGAAGTCGCGGGAGCTGGCGCTGCAGTTGCTCTACCAGCTGGATCTGCAGGACGAGGGCAGTCCCGAGCCCTACCTGGACGAGTTCTGGGCGCGCCACCCCGTGGACGGCGAGGTGCGCACCTTCGTCGAGTCCCTCGTCCGGGGCACGAAGCTCCACCAGGGGAAGATCGATGGGGTGATCGCCCAGTACGCGGAGAACTGGGACCTCGATCGCATGGCGGTGGTGGACCGGAACATCCTGCGCGAGGGCATCTTCGAGCTTCTCTGGCGCACCGACATCCCGCCCAAGGTGGTGATCAACGAGGCCCTCGAGGTGGCGAAGAAGTTCAGCACGCGCGAGTCGAGCCGGTTCATCAACGGCATGCTGGACCGGGTCCGCGAGGAGCTGCGCGCCCCCGAGTAG
- a CDS encoding 6,7-dimethyl-8-ribityllumazine synthase — protein MAGRAPKVPSGLGARAGRGRARFAVVASRFHEAIAKALVDGAVAALAARGVGGERVEVHWVPGSFELPQAALALARSRRYAAIACLGVVIRGGTPHFEHVSRETAAGIRQVALETGVPVTFGVITALTEAQAWERAGGAVGHRGEEAALAALEMAEWLPRVRRGSPRR, from the coding sequence ATGGCCGGGCGCGCCCCGAAAGTTCCGAGCGGTCTCGGCGCGCGCGCGGGGCGGGGCCGGGCTCGGTTTGCCGTCGTGGCCTCGCGCTTCCACGAGGCGATCGCGAAGGCGCTGGTGGACGGGGCCGTGGCGGCGCTCGCGGCGCGCGGCGTGGGCGGCGAGCGGGTGGAGGTCCACTGGGTCCCCGGGTCCTTCGAGCTGCCCCAGGCCGCCCTGGCGCTGGCCCGGAGCCGGCGCTACGCGGCCATCGCCTGCCTGGGCGTCGTCATCCGAGGGGGCACCCCGCACTTCGAGCATGTCTCGCGCGAGACCGCCGCCGGCATCCGGCAGGTGGCCCTCGAGACAGGGGTGCCGGTGACGTTCGGGGTCATCACGGCGCTCACCGAGGCGCAGGCGTGGGAGCGGGCCGGCGGGGCCGTGGGCCATCGGGGCGAGGAGGCCGCCCTGGCGGCTCTCGAGATGGCTGAGTGGCTGCCACGCGTGCGCCGCGGATCGCCCCGCAGGTAG
- a CDS encoding bifunctional 3,4-dihydroxy-2-butanone-4-phosphate synthase/GTP cyclohydrolase II, with protein MEEAVEEIRAGRILIVVDDEDRENEGDLLMAADKATPEAVNFMARHGRGLICVPMLGDRLDQLEISMMVRDNTAPLGTAFTTTVDARRGVTTGTSAYDRAITIRTLVDPATRPGDLTRPGHIFPLRALPGGVLRRAGHTEAAVDLARMAGCSPAGVICEVLDEDGGMARVPELMKLARAHGLKCITIKDLIEHRMQTEKLVRRAATTCLPTEYGDFQVIAYETTVDDRVPLALVMGDVTGEQPVLMRVHSECLTGDVFGSQRCDCGSQLHKALTIISRAGRGVLVYMRQEGRGIGLLNKLRAYEIQDQGKDTVEANHALGFGADLRHYGIGAQILADLGLKRLRYLTNNPKKIVGIEGYGLHVVERVPLEIPPTEANRRYLVTKREKMGHLFSSLPD; from the coding sequence ATCGAGGAGGCGGTCGAAGAGATCCGCGCCGGGCGGATTCTCATCGTGGTGGACGACGAGGACCGCGAGAACGAGGGCGATCTCCTCATGGCCGCCGACAAGGCCACGCCGGAGGCGGTCAACTTCATGGCGCGGCACGGCCGCGGGCTCATCTGCGTCCCGATGCTCGGCGACCGGCTGGATCAGCTCGAGATCTCCATGATGGTGCGCGACAACACGGCGCCGCTGGGGACGGCCTTCACCACCACGGTCGACGCCCGCCGGGGCGTCACCACGGGCACCTCGGCCTACGATCGGGCCATCACCATCAGGACGCTCGTGGACCCGGCCACCCGGCCCGGGGACCTGACGAGGCCGGGGCATATCTTCCCGCTGCGGGCGCTGCCGGGCGGGGTGCTGCGGCGGGCGGGGCACACGGAGGCGGCCGTGGACCTGGCGCGGATGGCGGGCTGCTCGCCGGCGGGCGTCATCTGCGAGGTGCTGGACGAGGATGGCGGCATGGCCCGGGTGCCGGAGCTCATGAAGCTGGCCCGCGCCCACGGGCTCAAGTGCATCACCATCAAGGACCTCATCGAGCACCGCATGCAGACGGAGAAGCTCGTGCGGCGCGCGGCGACGACCTGCCTGCCCACCGAGTATGGCGACTTCCAGGTGATCGCCTACGAGACGACGGTGGACGACCGGGTGCCGCTCGCCCTCGTCATGGGCGACGTGACGGGCGAGCAGCCGGTGCTGATGCGCGTCCACTCGGAGTGCCTCACCGGGGACGTGTTCGGCTCGCAGCGCTGCGATTGTGGCTCCCAGCTGCACAAGGCGCTCACGATCATCTCGCGCGCGGGGCGCGGCGTCCTGGTGTACATGCGTCAGGAGGGGCGGGGGATCGGGCTCCTCAACAAGCTGCGCGCCTACGAGATCCAGGACCAGGGCAAGGACACCGTCGAGGCCAACCACGCCCTGGGCTTCGGCGCCGACCTCCGCCACTACGGAATCGGGGCGCAGATCCTGGCGGACCTGGGGCTCAAGCGCCTCCGCTACCTCACCAACAACCCCAAGAAGATCGTCGGCATCGAGGGGTACGGCCTCCACGTGGTCGAGCGGGTCCCGCTGGAGATCCCGCCCACCGAGGCGAACCGGCGCTACCTCGTGACCAAACGGGAGAAGATGGGGCACCTCTTCTCCTCGCTGCCCGACTGA
- a CDS encoding riboflavin synthase codes for MFTGIVEELGRVVSLEGPRLSVGAERVLEGSEIGGSVAVNGACLTVVERGAGRLAFDLGPETLAVTALGDLRAGDAVNLERPLALGGFVGGHLVLGHVDGIGIVTETRRTAESARVRIEWQDEKLTPLLIPKGSVAVDGVSLTVAALLDRAFEVMLIPHTLSHTTLGTVGPGSRVNLEADMIGKYVVRSLRLRGDTV; via the coding sequence GTGTTCACGGGAATCGTGGAGGAGCTGGGGCGGGTCGTCAGCCTCGAGGGCCCGCGGCTCTCCGTCGGGGCAGAGCGGGTCCTGGAGGGCAGCGAGATCGGCGGCAGCGTCGCGGTCAACGGCGCCTGCCTCACGGTCGTGGAGCGCGGGGCGGGGCGGCTCGCCTTCGATCTTGGCCCCGAGACGCTCGCCGTGACGGCGCTGGGTGATCTCCGCGCCGGCGATGCGGTGAACCTGGAGCGGCCGCTGGCGCTGGGAGGATTCGTGGGCGGGCACCTGGTGCTGGGCCACGTCGACGGGATCGGTATCGTGACCGAGACTCGCCGGACGGCCGAGTCAGCCCGGGTCAGGATAGAATGGCAGGACGAGAAGCTGACGCCGCTCCTGATCCCGAAGGGGTCGGTGGCGGTGGACGGGGTGAGCCTGACAGTGGCGGCGCTCCTGGACCGCGCCTTCGAGGTCATGCTGATCCCGCACACGCTGTCGCACACGACGCTGGGCACTGTCGGGCCCGGCAGCCGGGTGAACCTGGAGGCAGACATGATCGGCAAGTACGTGGTGCGCTCGCTGCGCCTGAGAGGGGACACGGTGTGA
- the ribD gene encoding bifunctional diaminohydroxyphosphoribosylaminopyrimidine deaminase/5-amino-6-(5-phosphoribosylamino)uracil reductase RibD — protein sequence MTAPVPLGADPSEDRKWMARALELAALGRGRTSPNPMVGAVVVRDGCPVGEGHHVRAGAPHAEVVALAQAGTAARGATLYVSLEPCTHHGRTPPCAAAIVAAGLARVVAAVEDPNSRAGGGAQALRAAGVAVEMGCLAEEASALNHVFLTAMRERRPHVTLKCAMTLDGKIAAVDRSSRWITGEEARREAHRLRSEADAVVVGIGTALADDPALTVRLGWEWPREPWRVVVDSHARLPVAARVIRAGAPARALVAVTGQAPPDRVAALEACGATVVACKAENGRVDLADLCARLWGLDVLGVLVEGGGELAAAFLEAQLVDRVAFFVAPMLIGGRSAPTPVEGAGRRLGSAVRLRSVRVRAVGEDWLIEGEVAARERRG from the coding sequence ATGACAGCCCCTGTGCCGCTCGGCGCTGACCCCAGCGAGGACCGGAAGTGGATGGCGCGCGCGCTGGAGCTGGCCGCTCTGGGCAGAGGGCGGACATCGCCCAACCCGATGGTGGGCGCGGTGGTGGTGCGCGACGGATGCCCCGTGGGTGAGGGCCACCACGTCCGGGCCGGCGCGCCCCACGCGGAGGTGGTGGCGCTGGCGCAGGCCGGGACCGCGGCTCGCGGCGCGACGCTCTACGTCAGCCTCGAGCCCTGCACCCACCACGGCAGGACGCCACCATGCGCGGCGGCCATCGTCGCGGCCGGGCTGGCCCGGGTCGTGGCTGCCGTGGAGGATCCGAATTCCCGCGCAGGAGGCGGCGCCCAGGCCCTCCGCGCGGCGGGCGTGGCAGTGGAGATGGGGTGTCTTGCCGAGGAGGCGAGCGCGCTGAACCACGTCTTTCTCACCGCGATGCGGGAGCGCCGGCCCCACGTCACCCTGAAGTGCGCGATGACGCTCGACGGCAAGATCGCCGCCGTGGACCGTTCGTCACGCTGGATCACGGGTGAGGAGGCGCGGCGGGAAGCGCACCGGCTCAGGAGCGAGGCCGACGCGGTCGTCGTGGGCATCGGGACGGCGCTGGCCGACGATCCGGCGCTGACCGTGCGGCTCGGGTGGGAGTGGCCGCGGGAGCCGTGGCGGGTCGTTGTGGACAGTCACGCCCGCCTTCCCGTCGCGGCGCGGGTGATCCGGGCGGGCGCGCCGGCTCGCGCGCTGGTGGCCGTGACGGGGCAGGCGCCGCCCGATCGGGTGGCCGCGCTCGAGGCCTGCGGCGCGACGGTGGTCGCGTGCAAGGCAGAGAACGGTCGGGTCGACCTGGCGGATCTGTGCGCCCGTCTGTGGGGGCTCGACGTGCTGGGCGTGCTCGTCGAGGGCGGCGGAGAGCTCGCGGCGGCGTTCCTCGAGGCCCAGCTGGTGGACCGGGTCGCCTTCTTCGTGGCCCCGATGCTGATCGGCGGCCGGAGCGCCCCGACGCCCGTCGAGGGTGCCGGGCGGAGGCTGGGCTCCGCGGTCCGGCTGCGCTCGGTGCGGGTGCGCGCCGTGGGAGAGGACTGGCTGATCGAGGGGGAGGTGGCGGCCCGGGAGAGGCGAGGCTGA